Proteins encoded together in one Microcaecilia unicolor chromosome 3, aMicUni1.1, whole genome shotgun sequence window:
- the FIGNL2 gene encoding putative fidgetin-like protein 2 yields MHWTPEHAQPLNQWPEQHLDVSSTTSSPAHKSDLYHSSRQRFNYAWANDDISALTASNLLKRYAEKYSGTLDSPYERPSLSSYPDGAFGPVNGQKGDLEPWQISHSSETAYSLNPLHDGLSGSKAVVPQAVTPGNGPVGLGSPSVGPGNLSDPIYPSNPCGGPATSSGLGTPQEYTSGYSGTYLPPGYCGQPTSALPPTHPSALHSSGLLQSTHSSPALVPGYSSSGPIYNYASGSYPPQPAIGHGYGAMHAPHPSSPYLPSGIAAPTPLPPPSSSSRPPVIPSYSYQSSSLTPIPVAPLSSESSGSLKRKAFDMASEEESDGGYRKYSYEQPKSTSASPYQMSDNGMSNECRGNGFNRSSETPLVPFKSGKRPALEEHVGKYNSQPMKSLISPTYNSGETPLRSSDAFEKFTPPLVNGEQGSGEQGHAFPHRIQAKPQMFCSQSEEQIKDMDPLILDLVNNEMVDCGPPVQWTDISGQVSIKAAIEEELIWPILRPGAYTGSGRPPRTILLFGPQGSGKTLLSRCMSTQLGSTFLKLSGSELVSKWKNKGEKILQTLFFLASCRQPTVLFIREIDALLSARASDENPHLSSLKSQLLSYLDNVSTSADDSVIIIGATRRPGDLDEATHRRFTRRFYISPPDGIARRQILHHALAQQSYCLSEREMASLVQHTEDYSGGELIQLCQQAGASQLQGIAGQLQPTSYKDFEGAFCKLRASTSQKELDLYTEWNKMYGSRQ; encoded by the coding sequence ATGCACTGGACTCCAGAGCATGCTCAGCCCCTGAATCAGTGGCCTGAACAGCACCTTGATGtctcctccaccacctcctccccaGCCCATAAATCAGACCTCTACCACAGCAGTCGACAGCGGTTCAACTATGCCTGGGCCAACGATGACATCTCAGCATTGACAGCCTCCAATCTTCTGAAAAGATATGCAGAGAAATATTCTGGAACTCTGGATTCTCCGTATGAAAGACCTTCACTCAGCAGCTACCCTGATGGAGCTTTTGGGCCAGTTAATGGACAGAAGGGGGACCTGGAGCCCTGGCAGATATCCCACAGCTCAGAAACTGCTTATTCCTTAAACCCCTTACATGATGGACTATCTGGATCAAAGGCAGTTGTTCCCCAAGCAGTGACTCCAGGAAATGGGCCAGTAGGGCTAGGTAGTCCTTCGGTTGGACCTGGCAACCTGTCTGATCCCATTTATCCCAGCAATCCATGTGGGGGACCTGCCACATCCAGTGGCCTTGGGACTCCCCAGGAATATACCTCAGGCTACAGTGGCACCTATCTGCCACCAGGTTACTGTGGCCAACCCACATCAGCACTTCCTCCCACACATCCCTCAGCTCTCCACAGCTCAGGACTTCTCCAGTCAACTCATTCATCACCAGCATTAGTTCCTGGCTACAGTTCCTCAGGTCCAATATACAATTATGCTTCTGGGAGTTACCCTCCACAGCCTGCAATTGGACATGGATATGGAGCAATGCATGCACCACACCCTTCCTCCCCTTACCTGCCTTCAGGTATCGCTGCACCTACCCCGCTCCCACCACCTTCATCTTCCTCCAGGCCACCTGTCATCCCCAGCTACAGCTATCAAAGTTCCAGTTTGACACCGATACCAGTAGCACCATTGAGCAGTGAGTCCAGCGGTTCCTTGAAAaggaaagcctttgatatggcttCAGAAGAGGAAAGTGATGGTGGGTACAGAAAATACAGCTATGAGCAACCAAAGTCTACTTCGGCATCCCCATATCAGATGTCGGACAATGGTATGTCAAATGAATGTAGAGGCAATGGCTTTAATCGGAGCAGTGAAACGCCACTAGTGCCCTTCAAGTCTGGCAAGCGCCCAGCCTTGGAAGAGCATGTAGGCAAGTATAACAGCCAACCAATGAAATCCCTGATCTCCCCTACTTATAACTCTGGAGAGACACCCTTAAGATCTAGTGACGCATTTGAGAAGTTTACCCCTCCATTGGTTAATGGTGAACAAGGAAGTGGTGAACAGGGCCATGCTTTCCCCCACAGAATTCAGGCCAAACCACAGATGTTCTGCAGTCAGTCTGAAGAACAGATAAAGGACATGGACCCTTTGATTTTGGATTTGGTGAACAATGAGATGGTTGACTGTGGGCCTCCAGTACAATGGACTGACATTTCAGGTCAGGTGTCTATCAAGGCTGCAATTGAAGAAGAGCTGATCTGGCCTATCCTTAGGCCAGGAGCCTACACTGGATCTGGTAGGCCTCCTAGAACCATTCTGTTGTTTGGACCTCAGGGATCGGGGAAGACACTGTTGAGTAGGTGCATGTCGACTCAGTTGGGTTCCACATTCTTAAAACTCAGTGGCAGTGAGCTAGTGTCTAAGTGGAAGAACAAGGGGGAGAAAATCCTACAGACTTTGTTTTTCCTGGCTAGCTGCCGTCAGCCCACAGTGCTGTTCATTAGGGAGATTGATGCTCTCCTTTCTGCTCGAGCCAGCGATGAAAACCCTCACCTGAGTAGTCTTAAGTCCCAGCTGCTCTCTTACCTGGATAATGTATCTACCTCAGCTGATGACTCTGTGATTATCATTGGGGCCACCCGGCGGCCTGGTGACCTTGATGAAGCCACTCACAGGAGATTCACCAGGAGGTTCTACATCTCTCCACCTGATGGCATAGCACGGAGGCAGATCCTTCACCATGCATTGGCCCAGCAAAGCTACTGCCTCAGCGAGCGGGAGATGGCCTCCCTGGTTCAGCACACGGAGGATTATTCAGGTGGTGAGCTGATCCAACTTTGTCAACAGGCTGGGGCCAGCCAGCTCCAGGGCATTGCAGGCCAGCTACAGCCAACTTCATACAAGGACTTTGAGGGTGCCTTCTGTAAGCTGCGTGCCAGCACATCTCAAAAGGAATTGGACCTGTATACTGAGTGGAATAAAATGTATGGTTCCAGACAATAA